The following are encoded together in the Triticum dicoccoides isolate Atlit2015 ecotype Zavitan chromosome 6B, WEW_v2.0, whole genome shotgun sequence genome:
- the LOC119325219 gene encoding pentatricopeptide repeat-containing protein At1g74900, mitochondrial-like: MPPPPPTSLSPSSPTPSTASSPCPRQIAALVLNHPSSNLTTASARSLSASLLAVAPALPTPVANRVLKLLWHHAPRALLFFHSLLHLPARAHAVSPCTIDLALDLSARLRHPRQLTNSILALFPRLRLPFTPRTFPILFERFAASQRRPDIAVRLFLSLHRSHRVVQDLPLFNSLLDALGKSRHASKAASLVRSLERRFPPDVVTYNTLADGWCRVKDTSRALDLLRQMAESGITPTKTTYNIILKGFFRAGQIQHAWNFFLQMKKRGAKDVSCKPDIVSYTTIIHGLGVAGQLDKACKLFDEMSKEGCTQSVATYNALIQVICKKGNVEEAVTVFDDMVRQDYVPNVVTYTVLIRGLCHAGKIDRAMKLMERMKDEGCEPVVQTYNVLIRYSFEEGEIEKALCLFERMSKGEDCLPNQDTYNIIISAMFVRKRAEDMATAARMVMEMVERGYLPRRFMLNRVLNGLMLTGNQQISRDLLRMQEKYRRLRREIRL; the protein is encoded by the coding sequence atgccgccgccgccgccgacctcgctcTCGCCGTCATCCCCCACGCCTTCAACCGCATCATCCCCATGCCCGCGCCAGATCGCCGCCCTCGTGCTTAACCACCCGTCGTCCAACCTCACCACCGCATCGGCCCGCTCCCTCTCGGCGTCCCTCCTCGCCGTCGCCCCGGCTCTCCCGACGCCTGTGGCCAACCGCGTCCTCAAGCTCCTCTGGCACCACGCGCCGCGcgcgctcctcttcttccactcgctCCTCCACCTCCCCGCCCGCGCGCACGCCGTCTCCCCCTGCACCATCGACCTCGCGCTCGACCTCTCCGCGCGCCTCCGCCACCCCCGCCAGCTCACCAACTCCATCCTCGCGCTCTTCCCGCGCCTCCGCCTGCCCTTCACCCCGCGCACGTTCCCCATCCTCTTCGAGCGCTTCGCCGCGTCGCAGCGCCGGCCTGACATCGCCGTCCGCCTCTTCCTCTCGCTCCACCGCTCCCACCGCGTCGTGCAGGATCTCCCCCTGTTCAACTCCCTCCTCGACGCGCTCGGGAAGTCGCGCCATGCCAGCAAGGCCGCCTCCCTCGTCCGCTCTCTCGAGCGGCGCTTCCCCCCCGACGTTGTCACGTACAACACCCTCGCTGACGGATGGTGCCGCGTCAAGGACACATCCCGCGCGCTCGACTTGCTGCGGCAGATGGCCGAGTCCGGCATTACACCCACGAAGACAACCTATAATATCATCCTCAAAGGCTTCTTCCGTGCTGGGCAGATACAGCACGCATGGAACTTCTTCCTCCAAATGAAGAAGAGGGGGGCCAAGGACGTGAGCTGTAAGCCGGACATCGTATCGTACACTACCATCATTCATGGGTTGGGTGTTGCTGGGCAGCTAGACAAAGCTTGCAAACTGTTCGATGAAATGTCTAAAGAAGGTTGCACGCAGTCCGTGGCAACTTACAATGCGCTTATCCAGGTGATATGTAAGAAGGGGAATGTGGAGGAGGCAGTCACAGTGTTTGATGATATGGTTCGACAGGATTACGTGCCAAATGTGGTCACCTATACCGTCTTGATTCGAGGTCTCTGCCATGCTGGGAAGATTGACCGAGCTATGAAGCTCATGGAGAGAATGAAAGATGAAGGCTGTGAGCCAGTCGTTCAGACATATAATGTTTTAATAAGATATTCATTTGAGGAAGGGGAGATCGAGAAGGCCTTGTGTTTGTTTGAGAGGATGAGTAAAGGAGAGGACTGCCTGCCTAACCAAGATACGTACAATATCATAATAAGTGCAATGTTTGTGCGCAAGAGGGCTGAGGACATGGCAACGGCGGCGAGGATGGTGATGGAGATGGTGGAGAGAGGCTACTTGCCTAGAAGGTTCATGCTCAACCGTGTTCTGAATGGGTTGATGTTGACAGGGAATCAGCAAATTTCTAGAGATCTGTTGAGAATGCAAGAGAAATATAGACGCCTGCGACGAGAAATAAGATTGTGA